TAGGAGTTGATCGGGTAACTGTGTCGCCAATGGATGTCTATAACCAAACTTTGGTGGCTCACGTACATCCGCCCGATTGGGTGAATCCCGAACCTGCACCTCGTTACAATTTGGTTGTAATTGGAGCGGGTACTGCGGGACTGGTGACAGCGGCAGGTGCAGCCGGGTTAGGAGCTAAAGTCGCATTAATTGAAAAGCATTTGATGGGTGGAGATTGCCTCAATGTGGGTTGCGTTCCCTCGAAATGCATGATTCGCTCTTCTCGTGTTGTTGCAGATATTCGGGATGCAGAGAGATTTGGTGTTCGCATTCCTGAAGGTACAGAAGTCGATTTTTCTGCCGTGATGGAGCGGCTGCGGCGAATTCGTGCCGGGATTAGTCATCACGATTCTGCGGAAAGATTTCAAAAGTTGGGTATCGATGTATTTTTGGGAGATGCTCGGTTTTCTAGTTCTGACACTATCGAAGTCGCGGGAAAGAAGTTACGTTTTAAAAAAGCAGTTATTGCTACAGGTGCGCGTGCAGCTAATCTCCCGATTGAAGGGTTACAAGAGGCAGGTTATCTCACTTACGAAACCGTATTTTCCCTCACAGAACGACCAAAACGACTAGCAGTAATTGGCGGTGGCCCTATCGGCTGCGAACTGGCTCAGGCGTTCCAGCGGCTTGGTTCAGAAGTAGTGGTGTTACATAAAAATGCCCATATTCTTGACAAAGAGGATACTGATGCAGCCGAAATTGTGCAACAAGCGTTTATTCAGGAGGGGATTAAGTTAATATTGCAGTCCAAAATTAAGCGAGTTGAAACAAGCAGCGCTGGAAAAGTTATTTATTACGAAGCGAATGGAAAAGAAGCTTCAGTAACAGTTGATGAAATCCTAGCTGGAGTTGGGAGAGCGCCTAATGTTGAAGGCTTAAATCTTGAGACGGTAGGCGTGCAATATGACACCAAAAAAGGGGTCATTGTCAATGACAAGCTTCAGACAACAAACCCTCGCATTTATGCTGCTGGTGATATCTGTATGGAATGGAGATTCACCCATGCTGCTGATGCCGCTGCCCGGATTGTTATTCAGAATAGTTTGTTTTTTGGGCGCAAAAAACTTAGTACGCTGACAATGCCTTGGTGTACCTACACTGCTCCAGAAATTGCCCATGTGGGGATGTACGAGAAAGAGGCGTTGGAAAAAGGAATTGAGGT
Above is a window of Coleofasciculus sp. FACHB-T130 DNA encoding:
- a CDS encoding mercuric reductase — encoded protein: MPQLGVDRVTVSPMDVYNQTLVAHVHPPDWVNPEPAPRYNLVVIGAGTAGLVTAAGAAGLGAKVALIEKHLMGGDCLNVGCVPSKCMIRSSRVVADIRDAERFGVRIPEGTEVDFSAVMERLRRIRAGISHHDSAERFQKLGIDVFLGDARFSSSDTIEVAGKKLRFKKAVIATGARAANLPIEGLQEAGYLTYETVFSLTERPKRLAVIGGGPIGCELAQAFQRLGSEVVVLHKNAHILDKEDTDAAEIVQQAFIQEGIKLILQSKIKRVETSSAGKVIYYEANGKEASVTVDEILAGVGRAPNVEGLNLETVGVQYDTKKGVIVNDKLQTTNPRIYAAGDICMEWRFTHAADAAARIVIQNSLFFGRKKLSTLTMPWCTYTAPEIAHVGMYEKEALEKGIEVDTYFIPLSEVDRAIADGEEEGFAKIHVKKGTDKILGATIVARHAGDMISEVTLAMVGNVGLKTLATVIHPYPTQAEAIRKAADAYNRTRLTPFVKKLFSNWLAWTR